Proteins encoded together in one Microcebus murinus isolate Inina chromosome 16, M.murinus_Inina_mat1.0, whole genome shotgun sequence window:
- the FGFR3 gene encoding fibroblast growth factor receptor 3 isoform X6 produces MGVPACALALCVAVVAGVASEPPGMEQRVAGRAAEVLGPDSSQQEQLVFSSGDIVELSCHPPGGGPMGPTVWVKDGTGLVPSERILVGPRRLQVLNASHEDTGAYSCRQRLTQRLLCHFSVRVTDAPSSGDDEDGEDEAEDAGAPYWTRPERMDKKLLAVPAANTVRFRCPAAGNPTPSISWLKNGKEFRGEHRIGGIKLRHQQWSLVMESVVPSDRGNYTCVVENKFGSLRQTYTLDVLERSPHRPILQAGLPANQTAVLGSDVEFHCKVYSDAQPHIQWLKHVEVNGSKVGPDGTPYVTVLKSWISESVEADARLRLANVSERDGGEYLCRATNFIGVAEKAFWLRVHGPRAAEEELAEAGEASSVYTGVLSYGAGFFLFILVVAAVTLCRLRSPPKKGLGSPTVHKISRFPLKRQVSLESNSSMNSNTPLVRIARLSSGEGPTLADVSELELPADPKWELPRARLTLGKPLGEGCFGQVVMAEAIGIDKDRAAKPVTVAVKMLKDNATDKDLSDLVSEMEMMKMIGTHKNIINLLGACTQGGPLYVLVEYAAKGNLREYLRARRPPGMDYSFDTCKLPEEQLTFKDLVSCAYQVARGMEYLASQKCIHRDLAARNVLVTEDNVMKIADFGLARDVHNLDYYKKTTNGRLPVKWMAPEALFDRVYTHQSDVWSFGVLLWEIFTLGGSPYPGIPVEELFKLLKEGHRMDKPANCTHDLYMIMRECWHAAPSQRPTFKQLVEDLDRVLTVTSTDEYLDLSVPFEQYSPGGQDTPSSSSSGDDSVFAHDLLPPAPSSSGGPRT; encoded by the exons ATGGGCGTCCCGGCCTGCGCCCTCGCGCTCTGCGTGGCCGTCGTGGCCGGCGTCGCCTCAGAGCCCCCGGGCATGGAGCAGCGCGTCGCGGGGAGAGCGGCAG AGGTCCTAGGCCCTGATTCCAGCCAGCAGGAACAATTGGTGTTCAGCAGCGGGGACATCGTGGAGCTGAGCTGCCACCCACCCGGAGGTGGTCCCATGGGGCCCACTGTCTGGGTCAAGGATGGCACAGGGCTGGTGCCCTCAGAGCGCATCCTGGTGGGGCCCCGGCGGCTGCAGGTGCTAAATGCCTCCCACGAGGACACAGGGGCCTACAGCTGCCGGCAGAGGCTCACCCAGCGCCTGCTCTGCCACTTCAGTGTGCGTGTGACAG ATGCTCCATCCTCAGGAGATGACGAAGATGGTGAGGACGAGGCTGAAGATGCAG GGGCCCCTTACTGGACTCGGCCTGAGCGGATGGACAAGAAGCTACTAGCCGTGCCGGCCGCCAACACTGTTCGATTCCGCTGCCCGGCCGCCGGCAACCCCACTCCTTCCATCTCGTGGCTGAAGAACGGCAAGGAGTTCCGAGGCGAGCATCGCATTGGGGGCATCAAG CTGCGGCACCAGCAGTGGAGCCTGGTCATGGAGAGCGTGGTGCCCTCAGACCGCGGCAACTACACGTGCGTGGTGGAGAACAAGTTCGGCAGCCTGCGCCAGACGTACACACTGGACGTGCTGG AGCGCTCCCCGCACCGCCCCATCCTGCAGGCAGGGCTGCCGGCCAACCAGACTGCAGTGCTGGGCAGCGATGTGGAGTTCCACTGCAAGGTGTACAGTGACGCGCAGCCCCACATCCAGTGGCTCAAGCATGTGGAGGTGAATGGCAGCAAGGTGGGCCCTGACGGCACGCCCTACGTCACTGTGCTCAAG TCCTGGATCAGTGAGAGTGTGGAGGCTGACGCGCGCCTCCGCCTGGCCAATGTGTCGGAGCGGGACGGGGGCGAGTACCTCTGTCGAGCCACCAATTTCATAGGCGTGGCCGAGAAGGCCTTTTGGCTGCGCGTTCACGGGCCCCGAGCAG CCGAGGAGGAGCTGGCAGAAGCCGGCGAGGCCAGCAGCGTGTACACAGGTGTCCTCAGCTACGGGGCGGGCTTCTTCCTGTTCATCCTGGTGGTGGCGGCCGTGACACTCTGCCGTCTGCGCAGTCCCCCCAAGAAAGGCCTGGGCTCTCCCACCGTGCACAAGATCTCTCGCTTCCCGCTCAAGCGACAG GTGTCCTTGGAGTCCAACTCGTCCATGAACTCCAATACGCCGCTGGTCCGCATCGCCCGGCTGTCTTCAGGAGAGGGCCCAACGCTGGCCGATGTCTCTGAGCTTGAGCTGCCCGCCGACCCCAAGTGGGAGCTGCCCCGGGCCCG GCTGACCCTGGGCAAGCCTCTCGGGGAGGGCTGCTTCGGCCAGGTGGTCATGGCGGAGGCCATTGGCATTGACAAGGACCGGGCTGCCAAGCCGGTCACTGTGGCTGTGAAGATGCTGAAAG ACAATGCCACCGACAAGGACCTGTCTGACTTGGTGTCGGAGAtggagatgatgaaaatgatCGGCACACATAAGAACATCATCAACCTGCTGGGCGCCTGCACGCAGGGTG GGCCCCTGTACGTGCTGGTAGAGTACGCTGCCAAGGGCAATCTGCGTGAGTACCTGCGGGCGCGGCGGCCCCCGGGCATGGACTACTCCTTCGACACCTGCAAGCTGCCCGAGGAGCAGCTCACCTTCAAGGACCTAGTGTCCTGTGCCTACCAGGTGGCCCGGGGCATGGAGTACCTGGCCTCCCAGAAG TGCATCCATAGGGACCTGGCCGCCCGCAATGTGCTTGTTACTGAGGACAATGTGATGAAGATTGCAGACTTTGGCCTGGCCCGAGATGTACACAACCTTGACTACTATAAGAAGACCACCAAC GGCCGGCTACCCGTGAAGTGGATGGCGCCTGAGGCCCTGTTTGACCGAGTCTACACCCACCAGAGTGACGT CTGGTCCTTCGGGGTCCTGCTCTGGGAGATCTTCACACTGGGGGGCTCGCCATACCCCGGCATCCCCGTGGAGGAGCTCTTCAAACTGCTGAAGGAAGGTCACCGAATGGACAAGCCGGCCAACTGCACACACGACCT GTACATGATCATGCGGGAGTGCTGGCACGCTGCGCCCTCTCAGAGGCCCACCTTCAAGCAGCTGGTGGAGGACCTGGACCGCGTCCTCACCGTGACCTCCACCGAC GAGTACCTGGACCTGTCAGTGCCCTTTGAGCAGTACTCTCCGGGCGGCCAGGACACCCCCAGCTCCAGCTCTTCCGGGGACGACTCTGTGTTTGCCCACGATCTGCTGCCCCCGGCCCCATCCAGCAGCGGGGGCCCGAGGACGTGA
- the FGFR3 gene encoding fibroblast growth factor receptor 3 isoform X5 encodes MGVPACALALCVAVVAGVASEPPGMEQRVAGRAAEVLGPDSSQQEQLVFSSGDIVELSCHPPGGGPMGPTVWVKDGTGLVPSERILVGPRRLQVLNASHEDTGAYSCRQRLTQRLLCHFSVRVTDAPSSGDDEDGEDEAEDAGAPYWTRPERMDKKLLAVPAANTVRFRCPAAGNPTPSISWLKNGKEFRGEHRIGGIKLRHQQWSLVMESVVPSDRGNYTCVVENKFGSLRQTYTLDVLERSPHRPILQAGLPANQTAVLGSDVEFHCKVYSDAQPHIQWLKHVEVNGSKVGPDGTPYVTVLKSWISESVEADARLRLANVSERDGGEYLCRATNFIGVAEKAFWLRVHGPRAAEEELAEAGEASSVYTGVLSYGAGFFLFILVVAAVTLCRLRSPPKKGLGSPTVHKISRFPLKRQQVSLESNSSMNSNTPLVRIARLSSGEGPTLADVSELELPADPKWELPRARLTLGKPLGEGCFGQVVMAEAIGIDKDRAAKPVTVAVKMLKDNATDKDLSDLVSEMEMMKMIGTHKNIINLLGACTQGGPLYVLVEYAAKGNLREYLRARRPPGMDYSFDTCKLPEEQLTFKDLVSCAYQVARGMEYLASQKCIHRDLAARNVLVTEDNVMKIADFGLARDVHNLDYYKKTTNGRLPVKWMAPEALFDRVYTHQSDVWSFGVLLWEIFTLGGSPYPGIPVEELFKLLKEGHRMDKPANCTHDLYMIMRECWHAAPSQRPTFKQLVEDLDRVLTVTSTDEYLDLSVPFEQYSPGGQDTPSSSSSGDDSVFAHDLLPPAPSSSGGPRT; translated from the exons ATGGGCGTCCCGGCCTGCGCCCTCGCGCTCTGCGTGGCCGTCGTGGCCGGCGTCGCCTCAGAGCCCCCGGGCATGGAGCAGCGCGTCGCGGGGAGAGCGGCAG AGGTCCTAGGCCCTGATTCCAGCCAGCAGGAACAATTGGTGTTCAGCAGCGGGGACATCGTGGAGCTGAGCTGCCACCCACCCGGAGGTGGTCCCATGGGGCCCACTGTCTGGGTCAAGGATGGCACAGGGCTGGTGCCCTCAGAGCGCATCCTGGTGGGGCCCCGGCGGCTGCAGGTGCTAAATGCCTCCCACGAGGACACAGGGGCCTACAGCTGCCGGCAGAGGCTCACCCAGCGCCTGCTCTGCCACTTCAGTGTGCGTGTGACAG ATGCTCCATCCTCAGGAGATGACGAAGATGGTGAGGACGAGGCTGAAGATGCAG GGGCCCCTTACTGGACTCGGCCTGAGCGGATGGACAAGAAGCTACTAGCCGTGCCGGCCGCCAACACTGTTCGATTCCGCTGCCCGGCCGCCGGCAACCCCACTCCTTCCATCTCGTGGCTGAAGAACGGCAAGGAGTTCCGAGGCGAGCATCGCATTGGGGGCATCAAG CTGCGGCACCAGCAGTGGAGCCTGGTCATGGAGAGCGTGGTGCCCTCAGACCGCGGCAACTACACGTGCGTGGTGGAGAACAAGTTCGGCAGCCTGCGCCAGACGTACACACTGGACGTGCTGG AGCGCTCCCCGCACCGCCCCATCCTGCAGGCAGGGCTGCCGGCCAACCAGACTGCAGTGCTGGGCAGCGATGTGGAGTTCCACTGCAAGGTGTACAGTGACGCGCAGCCCCACATCCAGTGGCTCAAGCATGTGGAGGTGAATGGCAGCAAGGTGGGCCCTGACGGCACGCCCTACGTCACTGTGCTCAAG TCCTGGATCAGTGAGAGTGTGGAGGCTGACGCGCGCCTCCGCCTGGCCAATGTGTCGGAGCGGGACGGGGGCGAGTACCTCTGTCGAGCCACCAATTTCATAGGCGTGGCCGAGAAGGCCTTTTGGCTGCGCGTTCACGGGCCCCGAGCAG CCGAGGAGGAGCTGGCAGAAGCCGGCGAGGCCAGCAGCGTGTACACAGGTGTCCTCAGCTACGGGGCGGGCTTCTTCCTGTTCATCCTGGTGGTGGCGGCCGTGACACTCTGCCGTCTGCGCAGTCCCCCCAAGAAAGGCCTGGGCTCTCCCACCGTGCACAAGATCTCTCGCTTCCCGCTCAAGCGACAG CAGGTGTCCTTGGAGTCCAACTCGTCCATGAACTCCAATACGCCGCTGGTCCGCATCGCCCGGCTGTCTTCAGGAGAGGGCCCAACGCTGGCCGATGTCTCTGAGCTTGAGCTGCCCGCCGACCCCAAGTGGGAGCTGCCCCGGGCCCG GCTGACCCTGGGCAAGCCTCTCGGGGAGGGCTGCTTCGGCCAGGTGGTCATGGCGGAGGCCATTGGCATTGACAAGGACCGGGCTGCCAAGCCGGTCACTGTGGCTGTGAAGATGCTGAAAG ACAATGCCACCGACAAGGACCTGTCTGACTTGGTGTCGGAGAtggagatgatgaaaatgatCGGCACACATAAGAACATCATCAACCTGCTGGGCGCCTGCACGCAGGGTG GGCCCCTGTACGTGCTGGTAGAGTACGCTGCCAAGGGCAATCTGCGTGAGTACCTGCGGGCGCGGCGGCCCCCGGGCATGGACTACTCCTTCGACACCTGCAAGCTGCCCGAGGAGCAGCTCACCTTCAAGGACCTAGTGTCCTGTGCCTACCAGGTGGCCCGGGGCATGGAGTACCTGGCCTCCCAGAAG TGCATCCATAGGGACCTGGCCGCCCGCAATGTGCTTGTTACTGAGGACAATGTGATGAAGATTGCAGACTTTGGCCTGGCCCGAGATGTACACAACCTTGACTACTATAAGAAGACCACCAAC GGCCGGCTACCCGTGAAGTGGATGGCGCCTGAGGCCCTGTTTGACCGAGTCTACACCCACCAGAGTGACGT CTGGTCCTTCGGGGTCCTGCTCTGGGAGATCTTCACACTGGGGGGCTCGCCATACCCCGGCATCCCCGTGGAGGAGCTCTTCAAACTGCTGAAGGAAGGTCACCGAATGGACAAGCCGGCCAACTGCACACACGACCT GTACATGATCATGCGGGAGTGCTGGCACGCTGCGCCCTCTCAGAGGCCCACCTTCAAGCAGCTGGTGGAGGACCTGGACCGCGTCCTCACCGTGACCTCCACCGAC GAGTACCTGGACCTGTCAGTGCCCTTTGAGCAGTACTCTCCGGGCGGCCAGGACACCCCCAGCTCCAGCTCTTCCGGGGACGACTCTGTGTTTGCCCACGATCTGCTGCCCCCGGCCCCATCCAGCAGCGGGGGCCCGAGGACGTGA
- the FGFR3 gene encoding fibroblast growth factor receptor 3 isoform X4 yields the protein MGVPACALALCVAVVAGVASEPPGMEQRVAGRAAGFRVSASESPISPAEVLGPDSSQQEQLVFSSGDIVELSCHPPGGGPMGPTVWVKDGTGLVPSERILVGPRRLQVLNASHEDTGAYSCRQRLTQRLLCHFSVRVTDAPSSGDDEDGEDEAEDAGAPYWTRPERMDKKLLAVPAANTVRFRCPAAGNPTPSISWLKNGKEFRGEHRIGGIKLRHQQWSLVMESVVPSDRGNYTCVVENKFGSLRQTYTLDVLERSPHRPILQAGLPANQTAVLGSDVEFHCKVYSDAQPHIQWLKHVEVNGSKVGPDGTPYVTVLKTAGANTTDKELEVLSLRNVTFEDAGEYTCLAGNSIGFSHHSAWLAVLPAEEELAEAGEASSVYTGVLSYGAGFFLFILVVAAVTLCRLRSPPKKGLGSPTVHKISRFPLKRQVSLESNSSMNSNTPLVRIARLSSGEGPTLADVSELELPADPKWELPRARLTLGKPLGEGCFGQVVMAEAIGIDKDRAAKPVTVAVKMLKDNATDKDLSDLVSEMEMMKMIGTHKNIINLLGACTQGGPLYVLVEYAAKGNLREYLRARRPPGMDYSFDTCKLPEEQLTFKDLVSCAYQVARGMEYLASQKCIHRDLAARNVLVTEDNVMKIADFGLARDVHNLDYYKKTTNGRLPVKWMAPEALFDRVYTHQSDVWSFGVLLWEIFTLGGSPYPGIPVEELFKLLKEGHRMDKPANCTHDLYMIMRECWHAAPSQRPTFKQLVEDLDRVLTVTSTDEYLDLSVPFEQYSPGGQDTPSSSSSGDDSVFAHDLLPPAPSSSGGPRT from the exons ATGGGCGTCCCGGCCTGCGCCCTCGCGCTCTGCGTGGCCGTCGTGGCCGGCGTCGCCTCAGAGCCCCCGGGCATGGAGCAGCGCGTCGCGGGGAGAGCGGCAG GTTTCAGGGTGTCTGCCTCAGAGTCGCCCATCTCACCTGCAGAGGTCCTAGGCCCTGATTCCAGCCAGCAGGAACAATTGGTGTTCAGCAGCGGGGACATCGTGGAGCTGAGCTGCCACCCACCCGGAGGTGGTCCCATGGGGCCCACTGTCTGGGTCAAGGATGGCACAGGGCTGGTGCCCTCAGAGCGCATCCTGGTGGGGCCCCGGCGGCTGCAGGTGCTAAATGCCTCCCACGAGGACACAGGGGCCTACAGCTGCCGGCAGAGGCTCACCCAGCGCCTGCTCTGCCACTTCAGTGTGCGTGTGACAG ATGCTCCATCCTCAGGAGATGACGAAGATGGTGAGGACGAGGCTGAAGATGCAG GGGCCCCTTACTGGACTCGGCCTGAGCGGATGGACAAGAAGCTACTAGCCGTGCCGGCCGCCAACACTGTTCGATTCCGCTGCCCGGCCGCCGGCAACCCCACTCCTTCCATCTCGTGGCTGAAGAACGGCAAGGAGTTCCGAGGCGAGCATCGCATTGGGGGCATCAAG CTGCGGCACCAGCAGTGGAGCCTGGTCATGGAGAGCGTGGTGCCCTCAGACCGCGGCAACTACACGTGCGTGGTGGAGAACAAGTTCGGCAGCCTGCGCCAGACGTACACACTGGACGTGCTGG AGCGCTCCCCGCACCGCCCCATCCTGCAGGCAGGGCTGCCGGCCAACCAGACTGCAGTGCTGGGCAGCGATGTGGAGTTCCACTGCAAGGTGTACAGTGACGCGCAGCCCCACATCCAGTGGCTCAAGCATGTGGAGGTGAATGGCAGCAAGGTGGGCCCTGACGGCACGCCCTACGTCACTGTGCTCAAG ACGGCGGGCGCTAACACCACCGACAAAGAGCTAGAGGTTCTGTCCTTGCGCAATGTTACCTTTGAGGACGCCGGGGAGTACACCTGTCTGGCGGGCAATTCTATCGGGTTTTCCCATCACTCTGCGTGGCTGGCGGTGCTGCCAG CCGAGGAGGAGCTGGCAGAAGCCGGCGAGGCCAGCAGCGTGTACACAGGTGTCCTCAGCTACGGGGCGGGCTTCTTCCTGTTCATCCTGGTGGTGGCGGCCGTGACACTCTGCCGTCTGCGCAGTCCCCCCAAGAAAGGCCTGGGCTCTCCCACCGTGCACAAGATCTCTCGCTTCCCGCTCAAGCGACAG GTGTCCTTGGAGTCCAACTCGTCCATGAACTCCAATACGCCGCTGGTCCGCATCGCCCGGCTGTCTTCAGGAGAGGGCCCAACGCTGGCCGATGTCTCTGAGCTTGAGCTGCCCGCCGACCCCAAGTGGGAGCTGCCCCGGGCCCG GCTGACCCTGGGCAAGCCTCTCGGGGAGGGCTGCTTCGGCCAGGTGGTCATGGCGGAGGCCATTGGCATTGACAAGGACCGGGCTGCCAAGCCGGTCACTGTGGCTGTGAAGATGCTGAAAG ACAATGCCACCGACAAGGACCTGTCTGACTTGGTGTCGGAGAtggagatgatgaaaatgatCGGCACACATAAGAACATCATCAACCTGCTGGGCGCCTGCACGCAGGGTG GGCCCCTGTACGTGCTGGTAGAGTACGCTGCCAAGGGCAATCTGCGTGAGTACCTGCGGGCGCGGCGGCCCCCGGGCATGGACTACTCCTTCGACACCTGCAAGCTGCCCGAGGAGCAGCTCACCTTCAAGGACCTAGTGTCCTGTGCCTACCAGGTGGCCCGGGGCATGGAGTACCTGGCCTCCCAGAAG TGCATCCATAGGGACCTGGCCGCCCGCAATGTGCTTGTTACTGAGGACAATGTGATGAAGATTGCAGACTTTGGCCTGGCCCGAGATGTACACAACCTTGACTACTATAAGAAGACCACCAAC GGCCGGCTACCCGTGAAGTGGATGGCGCCTGAGGCCCTGTTTGACCGAGTCTACACCCACCAGAGTGACGT CTGGTCCTTCGGGGTCCTGCTCTGGGAGATCTTCACACTGGGGGGCTCGCCATACCCCGGCATCCCCGTGGAGGAGCTCTTCAAACTGCTGAAGGAAGGTCACCGAATGGACAAGCCGGCCAACTGCACACACGACCT GTACATGATCATGCGGGAGTGCTGGCACGCTGCGCCCTCTCAGAGGCCCACCTTCAAGCAGCTGGTGGAGGACCTGGACCGCGTCCTCACCGTGACCTCCACCGAC GAGTACCTGGACCTGTCAGTGCCCTTTGAGCAGTACTCTCCGGGCGGCCAGGACACCCCCAGCTCCAGCTCTTCCGGGGACGACTCTGTGTTTGCCCACGATCTGCTGCCCCCGGCCCCATCCAGCAGCGGGGGCCCGAGGACGTGA
- the FGFR3 gene encoding fibroblast growth factor receptor 3 isoform X3 yields MGVPACALALCVAVVAGVASEPPGMEQRVAGRAAGFRVSASESPISPAEVLGPDSSQQEQLVFSSGDIVELSCHPPGGGPMGPTVWVKDGTGLVPSERILVGPRRLQVLNASHEDTGAYSCRQRLTQRLLCHFSVRVTDAPSSGDDEDGEDEAEDAGAPYWTRPERMDKKLLAVPAANTVRFRCPAAGNPTPSISWLKNGKEFRGEHRIGGIKLRHQQWSLVMESVVPSDRGNYTCVVENKFGSLRQTYTLDVLERSPHRPILQAGLPANQTAVLGSDVEFHCKVYSDAQPHIQWLKHVEVNGSKVGPDGTPYVTVLKTAGANTTDKELEVLSLRNVTFEDAGEYTCLAGNSIGFSHHSAWLAVLPAEEELAEAGEASSVYTGVLSYGAGFFLFILVVAAVTLCRLRSPPKKGLGSPTVHKISRFPLKRQQVSLESNSSMNSNTPLVRIARLSSGEGPTLADVSELELPADPKWELPRARLTLGKPLGEGCFGQVVMAEAIGIDKDRAAKPVTVAVKMLKDNATDKDLSDLVSEMEMMKMIGTHKNIINLLGACTQGGPLYVLVEYAAKGNLREYLRARRPPGMDYSFDTCKLPEEQLTFKDLVSCAYQVARGMEYLASQKCIHRDLAARNVLVTEDNVMKIADFGLARDVHNLDYYKKTTNGRLPVKWMAPEALFDRVYTHQSDVWSFGVLLWEIFTLGGSPYPGIPVEELFKLLKEGHRMDKPANCTHDLYMIMRECWHAAPSQRPTFKQLVEDLDRVLTVTSTDEYLDLSVPFEQYSPGGQDTPSSSSSGDDSVFAHDLLPPAPSSSGGPRT; encoded by the exons ATGGGCGTCCCGGCCTGCGCCCTCGCGCTCTGCGTGGCCGTCGTGGCCGGCGTCGCCTCAGAGCCCCCGGGCATGGAGCAGCGCGTCGCGGGGAGAGCGGCAG GTTTCAGGGTGTCTGCCTCAGAGTCGCCCATCTCACCTGCAGAGGTCCTAGGCCCTGATTCCAGCCAGCAGGAACAATTGGTGTTCAGCAGCGGGGACATCGTGGAGCTGAGCTGCCACCCACCCGGAGGTGGTCCCATGGGGCCCACTGTCTGGGTCAAGGATGGCACAGGGCTGGTGCCCTCAGAGCGCATCCTGGTGGGGCCCCGGCGGCTGCAGGTGCTAAATGCCTCCCACGAGGACACAGGGGCCTACAGCTGCCGGCAGAGGCTCACCCAGCGCCTGCTCTGCCACTTCAGTGTGCGTGTGACAG ATGCTCCATCCTCAGGAGATGACGAAGATGGTGAGGACGAGGCTGAAGATGCAG GGGCCCCTTACTGGACTCGGCCTGAGCGGATGGACAAGAAGCTACTAGCCGTGCCGGCCGCCAACACTGTTCGATTCCGCTGCCCGGCCGCCGGCAACCCCACTCCTTCCATCTCGTGGCTGAAGAACGGCAAGGAGTTCCGAGGCGAGCATCGCATTGGGGGCATCAAG CTGCGGCACCAGCAGTGGAGCCTGGTCATGGAGAGCGTGGTGCCCTCAGACCGCGGCAACTACACGTGCGTGGTGGAGAACAAGTTCGGCAGCCTGCGCCAGACGTACACACTGGACGTGCTGG AGCGCTCCCCGCACCGCCCCATCCTGCAGGCAGGGCTGCCGGCCAACCAGACTGCAGTGCTGGGCAGCGATGTGGAGTTCCACTGCAAGGTGTACAGTGACGCGCAGCCCCACATCCAGTGGCTCAAGCATGTGGAGGTGAATGGCAGCAAGGTGGGCCCTGACGGCACGCCCTACGTCACTGTGCTCAAG ACGGCGGGCGCTAACACCACCGACAAAGAGCTAGAGGTTCTGTCCTTGCGCAATGTTACCTTTGAGGACGCCGGGGAGTACACCTGTCTGGCGGGCAATTCTATCGGGTTTTCCCATCACTCTGCGTGGCTGGCGGTGCTGCCAG CCGAGGAGGAGCTGGCAGAAGCCGGCGAGGCCAGCAGCGTGTACACAGGTGTCCTCAGCTACGGGGCGGGCTTCTTCCTGTTCATCCTGGTGGTGGCGGCCGTGACACTCTGCCGTCTGCGCAGTCCCCCCAAGAAAGGCCTGGGCTCTCCCACCGTGCACAAGATCTCTCGCTTCCCGCTCAAGCGACAG CAGGTGTCCTTGGAGTCCAACTCGTCCATGAACTCCAATACGCCGCTGGTCCGCATCGCCCGGCTGTCTTCAGGAGAGGGCCCAACGCTGGCCGATGTCTCTGAGCTTGAGCTGCCCGCCGACCCCAAGTGGGAGCTGCCCCGGGCCCG GCTGACCCTGGGCAAGCCTCTCGGGGAGGGCTGCTTCGGCCAGGTGGTCATGGCGGAGGCCATTGGCATTGACAAGGACCGGGCTGCCAAGCCGGTCACTGTGGCTGTGAAGATGCTGAAAG ACAATGCCACCGACAAGGACCTGTCTGACTTGGTGTCGGAGAtggagatgatgaaaatgatCGGCACACATAAGAACATCATCAACCTGCTGGGCGCCTGCACGCAGGGTG GGCCCCTGTACGTGCTGGTAGAGTACGCTGCCAAGGGCAATCTGCGTGAGTACCTGCGGGCGCGGCGGCCCCCGGGCATGGACTACTCCTTCGACACCTGCAAGCTGCCCGAGGAGCAGCTCACCTTCAAGGACCTAGTGTCCTGTGCCTACCAGGTGGCCCGGGGCATGGAGTACCTGGCCTCCCAGAAG TGCATCCATAGGGACCTGGCCGCCCGCAATGTGCTTGTTACTGAGGACAATGTGATGAAGATTGCAGACTTTGGCCTGGCCCGAGATGTACACAACCTTGACTACTATAAGAAGACCACCAAC GGCCGGCTACCCGTGAAGTGGATGGCGCCTGAGGCCCTGTTTGACCGAGTCTACACCCACCAGAGTGACGT CTGGTCCTTCGGGGTCCTGCTCTGGGAGATCTTCACACTGGGGGGCTCGCCATACCCCGGCATCCCCGTGGAGGAGCTCTTCAAACTGCTGAAGGAAGGTCACCGAATGGACAAGCCGGCCAACTGCACACACGACCT GTACATGATCATGCGGGAGTGCTGGCACGCTGCGCCCTCTCAGAGGCCCACCTTCAAGCAGCTGGTGGAGGACCTGGACCGCGTCCTCACCGTGACCTCCACCGAC GAGTACCTGGACCTGTCAGTGCCCTTTGAGCAGTACTCTCCGGGCGGCCAGGACACCCCCAGCTCCAGCTCTTCCGGGGACGACTCTGTGTTTGCCCACGATCTGCTGCCCCCGGCCCCATCCAGCAGCGGGGGCCCGAGGACGTGA